ACTGCTTTTATAACATTCAGGAAGTTGTCAACATCACTGAAATCTCCATATATCTGTGATGTCACAGATAGTAAAATATCATGAAGGCACAGAGGACAGATGTTGTCATGCAaccccaaaaaggaaaaaaaaaaaaagagaatcaaaGAAGGGGGCAATACAAACATCAAAATGCAACAGAGCATAAAATagcaatttaaaagaaagatttaaaacatATGTTAAGAGtatttttacagtaaaataaaagtaaggTGCTAAAAGAGTCTTACATAGGATCGATCCCAAGTCTCTGGTACTCTGGGCTGTTGAAGAGGATTAGTTCTAAGCCCCACACTTTCAAGGCATTGCTTATAACctgtcaaaaaaaaaccccacttttcaTGAGTCAGACTAGTTCAAATCTAAATTCAAGCAATGTAACCATCTTAGCTATGCTAAACAATTATACTGTTTTCATAAAACTTAATTGCAAAACATTGCCAGGAAACCTAGGAATAACATTACTCAAAATGCAGCTGTTATGAATCCACATGCAAGCATAACACTCATATCTTATCTAAGGAGAAGTAATAAAACTGGGATTTAATTCAACTGTGTTAATGAGCATACTCCTCCAAGCAAAGCTGTCATTTCACCTTCCACAGACACTTGGGTAGCTGTCATCTCTCTACTTGCAATGCACTGCTCTGCCCTTACTTCCTCCTTGGCCCCAATACAATCTCAATCTTCCTTCACAGTAACTGTTGGAAATTTTGTACCACTGGATTATCACAGGATCAGTTGGTTTATTGATCTGAGCACCAACTCTTTTACAGTAACTCTTTAAAGCTACATGAAATAAGGCTGTAAGAACTTTTAAGTTAACAATTCAAATGTCTTTCAGCAAGCCAACTGTGCCTCAAATGACAAAGCAATGACAGGACAAAAAAGTAGAACAAGGAACCATTTTTTTCAGCTACTGAAGCAGGAAAGCCAAACTGTTAATGgtttcttgttaaaaaaaaagcccatttgGCCATAAGGATGTGAAGCTCTTGAGGGAGTCTGGAGCATTGACAAGTACCATTGAAAGGTTGGGAGACAGCCAAAGATGCCTAGAGCTTTAATTTAGACAAAACCCCCAGTTTGGTGTTCAAAACTTTTGCTGTTGGTCTGGTTTaagtatttattattaattacttttctcttatggccttaaaaaaaccaaaaacacccAAGAAAAATCTGCAGATCACTGTGATAACCCTGTAACCATTGCCAAGGACTTTCCAATCTATAATTTGAGAAAGCAAtctaattctgctttttcaccTGGGAGTCAAGGTCTACACCTGAAGTGCCCATAAGAAACAGCTTAGAACTCAAGCTTATTGCCAGCAGTTGTCATTTCACAGCTCCTGAATCCATGTTTCTCCTACGTATTTGAGGGCCCATGAACTGAAGAACTGCAAGTCACTGTTCTTAAAGGACTTAAAGGAAAACACTCTGAACATTTGGAACTCCAGCACTTAATCCCACTAAGCCCATAAAGTGGTAACTAGATGGAAAAGCTCAATGCCATTTAAATTACATAAAAGAACATATAttgcagaaatagaaaatggtGTCAGGAGAGAGCTGTGCTTACTTGAATTGAGAAGAATCCACTATCATCCATATTTACAGAAGGCTGCTGCTCAATGTGAAGTtggaagggagaaagaagaaaaatggtatAAGCATAAAAGGTCAAAAATAATGGAGtggtgaaaataaatataactgCAGATTCTTAAAGCAATGACTTATGTACTTGTCTGTAAGGCTGATTACAATGCCCCAAATAGGCATTTTAATGTAAAACTCAAACCTTTAGAGATGTACAGTGCTTAAAGGGCAGACAGATATGGGAATTTCTGTTCCTACCTGACACTGGCAtacaaaaacaaaaggcaaattACTGATCCTCCTCATCAAGCCTGATCTTCCAACTTGTAAGATGAAGGTAATGTAGCTTTTTGTAGAATTATTGCAAAGCCGTACTAGTAACATTTGAAAATGACACATCTAAAATGCATGAATGAAAAGGcctataaatttaaaaagctttagCACTAGAAAATTAATCTTGTCCAGCTATGCAAGAATAGCAGGTCTGTGACAGACAATATTGCATTTCAGGCAATATCAAGCAACCTCAAATGAACATAATTTTACCTGTAAAAATGTTCTGTATTCTTCACTAGATACTCCTCCCTCTGCCATTCTCATCCTTTCTTCCTCATCCAATTGCTGTGCAATAGAGGATAACTCAACAGGACTAAAGTATTCACCTTGCAGCAAATTATTCAGACAATGCTGAGCACACAAGGAGCCTTCTTGCTAataacagaagagaaaaaaaacaacaatagaaaaagaaaaaaaagaaaaaaaatcaccccagGTTAATGCAAACTCTGTAAAATGACTCAACTGTTTAATTGTGGCAAacttcctgccctccccactcATGCGGAACACCATATATTCTTTCAATGTTTTACACTGCAAGCTATAAAATACAATCCTCCTTTGATGGGAGAAAACCCAACATGCATACTACCTTATTTCcttaagagaaataaatttcatgtaaaaattggttttgaaaATGCCATTAATATTGCTAATGACCCAAAAAATCACACAAAGACGCTACAAGCATCAGAACAAATGGATTGTATCCTCTTCCAAAACATCAATACATGAAAATCAAACAGTTTATATCTCTACTTCCTAGAACAAACATTTTCTATTAACAGGCActctcattattttttaactatTCTTCTCTTCCAGGCATGGCTATTGACAGTCTGCTCTCCACATTACTGCTGAGAAAGTGATTAGGAGCTGGATGAACAATAAAGCTCCTTTTCCACATGAAATTTACATATAGGAAGTAGATAAATTAAGGTCATACCACTAGTCTGAAAATCTTGAAAAGAATGATGGGGGAGCAGAATATTAAATTCAGCATATtaaacaatgattttttttttttttgatagacCAATTGTCATTGatcaaataaaaaacatttcagatacTTTGTTACATATCCAGCACATTACAGGTAATAGAACTATAGTGTAAGAATTTTAAAACGTTGGCACAAGTTTTAAAAGTGATAATTAACAATGTCAGCCGTGAATTTTGTAGTACAAATTTCAAAAATCACTAATCTGAATGAATGCATGACAGGCTCCATCATTTTCATATATGAGATAAAATACTgccttgttaaaaaaaaccccacaatgtAAACCAGTCAAAGCTGCTTCCCATGAAAAGCAACCTTTTTCTACAAATAACAGTAACTCCATGCGCAAGACAAGTAACATCAGTtttaaaaacctgcttttctcttttgttttaatcagtctccattttatttacattaaGAACTCTCCTACACATactttttgttaaaaacaaaacccctcaagaacaaaacagaacacCCGTCCCTCAAGCCACACTCACAGAAACTAAGAAATCAAGAATATGCCTTTGAGGAATATTGTTTAAAATTCCATAAAAGCATCATACAAATCACATGTAGAACTCTCCCATGATCTCCCTTACAGCTGAAACCTCGAAGTTCCCTTTACTCCAGAATCTTCCTCTGGCTTCATCACTCAGTTGAGCAATGAGTTACTAAAGCTACGCTGGCTGTACAGCCAGGCTTCAGTGGAATCCGGAAGCCTCCTCCAGCTCAtgcccttcctgcagcaagAAACTCAAGACCAAACATCAGCTTCTGTCCCTCTGGGACCACATGCCTACTGCTGGTCATATGACAAAACTGTAACAGAAGAACCTGCTCAACAACCACAGACTTCCCCACCAGAATAATGAAACTGATTTAGAAGCAAAGAGATGGTAAAATACCACTGAAAATTAGTTGTATTACATGCTTACATACTAATTTCTCTAAAAGGAAACTTTTTAGTAATAAAAAGTTAATTCATACTGTGTTAAGTTAGGCCATGTAAAAAAGAGCACATTTTGTTAAACTATTTTCAAAGCCAGACTGAAAGTCACTGAAGCAGAAGGCCATCACGGCTGAAATCCAACACTCCCCCTCTGAACATAAGCTACTTAGCAATACAATACTTGCCAAATTTTGAAACCTAAACCTACTCCCCAGTGTTTATGGATTTCAgaacagcaattttttaaaggaagctaTTTTACTAGACTTCTTAAGGAAACCAATCCTAcataaaaaaacaaagcaacaaaactaGTAGTAAGATTAACACAATAAAGTTTAAGAGATACTGGcaaagtgcaagaaaaaaaatcccaactacAATTTGAACagcattaaaacagaaataggTCATATTAGCGAAGTTGGATAAATcacagcatttcacagcagcatttgTCCTCCAAAACAGGAAATAGTGTTCGGCCCACAGAAGCACACTACATGAACTGCGATTTCTCTAGCGGCTTTCCCACTCCTTGCTCATTACACAGGCACAGCCAAGCCAGGCTGGGTGACGAGATGGCTGTGAGAGCAcaggggcagccctgcctgccgCTGTTTATCCTCGTACTCATTTCTCTGCTATGCGAGCTCTGTCTCAAGAAACGCAAGTAGCTGCAGCCTACACCTCCCCACACCTGGGGGCTGTTTCTGCAGCCCCCAGAACACAGGCCCCGTGCTAAAGCGGAcgcctggctcagccctggctctccTTTCCCCGCAGGGCTGGCAGCGTCCAGCTAGGACGGGCCATAGGCACAGGCACCGTGGCGCGAGGGCCCCGGCTCTCCCCCGAGGCAGAGGACAAGCCACTGCGAAGGTCAGAGATGCCAGGGAGGGACAGCGCGGCCCGGCCCGACACAGGCCGAGCGCAGCCCGGGGGCTCCGGGGGCTGCCCCGCGCTCAGCGCGGGGACGGGAGGCCCAGGCACcgccccagcagctcctcaaagAGAACTCGCGCGCCTCCCCCGTCTCGGCGGCCCGGACGGCCACAACCGACGGCGCTACAGCCAAGGCGGGCGGGCAGACGGACCCGCCCGGTCCTCCCGCACTCTCTCACTCGCTCCCTCACTCACCCGCTCGTGGAAGATCGACTCCATGTTTACTGTGGCGGCCGCAGCCCCCGCCCCACGTGACCCGCCCGGCCAATCGCAGTGCCCGGGGCCTCCCGGCCGCGCTGGGCAGGGCCCGCTGGCTGCGCTCGGCTCGGCCGCCGCACTGGCGCCCCCTGCCGGGGAGGAGGCCGGCGGGCTGAGCCGCCGCTGCCCGCGAGCGCCCCCGCGCGGCAGCCGTGCCCGCAGGGAGCGACACGAGCCGCCGGCTCGCTCCGCCGCCGGAGAGCCCCGCACCCGCCCCGCTCCTCCCGGAACGAGCCCCGGTGCCACTCCTCCCGGCACCGCCCGCTCCTGCCTTGTGCTCACCAGCCCCTTACACCTCCAGGCCCGCTCACAAAGCTGCAGCAACTGCTTAACCACTACTCCAAAGAAGTCTGCAGAGGAAACCCAGAAAGAAACTTATGTTCAGTAGCTGTCAAGCACATGGATTCGACACCATACACAACAATAGCAACATAAATGATTTTTGCATAGTTTATTTTATagttcttcctctcctttccagagtAGGGAAGAAAATTTACTCAATGCTTATGGACTAATGGAATTCTTGAACACATATTAGTCATGTAATTAAATCAACTTCAAAAACTAACACCAGAAATTAAACTAGCACTGATGAATTGCAGATGTCCTTTACTGTAGTATCCTCTCAGAGTAAAAACCATATTCCTGTTCTTTCAATATGTGAGGGAAGATGATGAATCAAacaaaaatgtcttccttttcATCATCAGCTTTTATCTCCATGTTACTTCTTCACCAGGCTTCAACTccctgtgaagaaaaaaaaaaaaaacaagagggAAGAGACTAAAATTAGTATCTTTCTTTTTagaataattattaataaatgtAAGTACTTATTTGTGTTAGTTTATATTCAACAATACCTTCATTTTGAgatttatgtaaatatttaacttttcttGCAATTGCTGTCAGTTAAAAATCTTTCCATACTGATAaacttcctcctttctttcaaAAGCTTCAATGGATCAAGTCTTCTGAATTTCCATTCATTTAAATGGAAGCACAGAACAGCTGAACTAAGGAGTTAACAGACTTTTAATTGgatccaaaatgaaaaattctacttcttttaaatataataattcaTTACTTTAGTGGAAAGAGAGATGTGAAAGAAGAAGGGATTTTTACAAGACACTGACATAACAGTCCAACTTCACTAACAAATCCATTAAGAAAAGTGCTAATGAACCAGTGGGGTAGGTTATGTCAAAAGCTTTCTTTCTTACTCAAAACTAATTTAGGCGAGGCcggagctggaaaaaaaaaaaatccactggcACACAAACTGATAGCACTCCTACTACTATCAGTTTATGCAAtatgacttttttcccctcttctttgtTAACTGATGATCTAATAGAGAATTAGAACTGACACAGATGAGTCAATGGCTGAAGTTCCCTGATGTACATACTCCCTGAGGAGTCAGAGCCAGAAAACCCAAACTGATCAGTGCATATAATCACATCATTCAGTGAAGATACAGCAGCATGTATGTTAATTTTCAAAAACTTGGTAATTATTTTGAAGTAacacaaaattataaaaaatatttggttgaAAAGCGCTGTGATCATTTTACatttaagagagaaaataaagactCGAGTACGGTGTTTCTTGTTGAAGTTATAGAGTCAAAATAATGGTTTCCATATATCATGACCAAGAACTTTACGGTCATTAACAGTAGTTAACAATCCTTTCTTTCATGAAGTTAGCTCCTAAAgattccattttcagaaggtgTTACTGACCTAAAACACTTCATGAATGATGACATTTTTAggcctttccttcctttttttggttACGctcataattaaaaaagaacTGAGAAGCACTTTGAAAAATAACTATATAAGCCTATAAGAGACATCATAAAGCAGACCTTTTATATAACAAGCTCTTGTTTCTGAAGGCAGACAATCTTTCATCATTCCATCTGTCCAAATAGCATCCAATCACAAATCCTAAGGGAACAAGGATGTGAACCCAGTGTTCACGCACAGCTTGGGCAAAATTCACCATGACCGCTGGAAAGAAAAGTGTAACAGGTAAGAGGTACTCATAAATCTGCACTTGGAAACTGTTGCATGCTTGGCACCTTTACTCTCACTCATTAGGATTCTACAATGACATAATACACATGAGGGCTATCAAACACTTCCTACGAGACACATACTGTTCTCAAACCCATACCTGGGTTTCTTAGATATAATACTATCGACCCTGGGAAAAAGGATTTCATCCTAAAACAGGAGAGAAATAGAACATCTCTTTAATTTACTCATTAAAGCAAGCTACAGAagtttgctgttttttaaaacattaggAACACTTTCATAATCTAAACTCCTGTAGAAGGACACTTTATCATCTGTGTCAGATCTCAAAGACAAGTTGTATATTTAGTGGAGAGCTGACAGATAAGAAAGGACATTTCTGAAATAAGGAAGAACATTtctaaaatcacagaatgacagaattaTTACAGCTGGAATGGACCTCCGGAGATCATCCAGTCAAACCTCTCTGCCAAGGCAGGATCACCTGCAGCAGAAGACACAGGAACACATCCAGGTGGTTTTCGAAtgtgagaggagagggagacaCCATGACCTCTCAGGGCAGCTGCTACAGTGCTCTGTGACCCTCAAAGTATAGAAGTTTTTCCTCGTCTTAAGGCagaacttcttgtgttttagttCACGTCCATTGTTCCTTGTCCCGTTGCTGGGTACCAATGAGAAGAGTCTGGCACCCGCCTTTGAGATATTTACAGGCATTAATGAGATCCCCTCgcagtcttctcttctccagaatAAACAGGCCCAGCAAACCTTTCCAACCCAACCAAAGCGTTTCAGACTGTGAATTACACGCGATACCAGCGAAGTCTGTCACACACAGCCGAGGGCTCGGAGCCCCGGCCGGGCCCCGAGGGCGAACACCGCCGCCGTTCCCGCCGCGGCCGCTGTGGGGCGGCCCCGCACGCACCCCCTGAGGGACCCCCGGCCTGGGCCCGGCCGCTGGCTCGGGATACAGCCCCACCACCTCCCGGCTGAGCCGCCCCGGCCTGCCCGGGACCCCGACGGCCCCTCCAGCAGCAATAGCGCCATAAAACCCCACGGCTGAGGGGcgctcccgcccgccgccgTGTCCCGGCCGAAGGACTAGCGGTCAGGGCGAGGCGCTGCCAGGGAGATCCGACAGCGCTTCCGCCCCCAAggccactgccactgccactgccactgccactgccgCTCCCGCCCCCCGCACGACCCCGCCATTACCGCTGCTCGCGCCAGCACCGGGACCCGCAGCGGCCGCGCCAAGGGCACCGGGAACGGGCGGGCCGGGCGAGACCACGGGCTGCGCAGGGGCGGGGGAGGAGCGCCCTCCCCCTGGCGGGCTCGCGGTGGTGCCGCCCGCTACCCTTCCGCCGGCTGCCCCTCCTCCGCACCGCCCGCAAGATGGCGGCCAGCGCGGCGCGGGCTGGGGGTGGTTGAGGGCAGCAGGTATCGGCTCTTTCAcatcatcctcctcttccccttgaCCTCCTCGTCTCCGACTGGAGTGGGCGTAGGGCTCGCCCCCGTGACCCCGTCCCCACCCGGCTAGAGGTCAGGCCTGGACGCAGGCCCGggcgcggggcccggcggggcgcTGGAGCCCCGGAGCCCCCCGCGCGGCGCCCCCGGCCCGACCCGCGCTGTGTCCCTGCTCGGGCAGGCCCTGGCTTTGAGGGGTCCCGTCTCTGGATGTGCCGTCTCTGGGTGCCCCTGTCCagctctgtggagctgctgtTAACTGCGCTGCTCCTAGGGAGcctctttaaaattattcttaatgCATATTGTAGAAAATTAACCCCACCTCTTTCTAATAAGACCTGCGAGAGTAGAATGTTAATATCGGAGACTTAATTGGTATCGAGCAGCTGTATTGAATAGTATTAATACCGTTAGCCTGCATATTTTCAGGAATATGTGAAGCTAGATCTAAGtaaatggaatttttctttgtgtcaATCAACGAAATATTTTGTCCCCCATTCAGATTAGTTCTTTTGGAGATTAAACACTTGGAGAGGAAAATGACATCGATTATCAAGTTGACTACACTCTCGGGAGTGCAGGAGGAATCTGCCCTCTGCTATCTTTTGCAAGTAGATGAGTTTCGTTTTCTTTTGGACTGTGGCTGGGATGAAAACTTTTCTATGGATATTATTGATTCCCTGAGGAAGTAAGTAGTTCAGTTCATacacctatttttaaaatagggCTTGGTCTGTCTTGAAAGTTTTCAAAATTCCATGTGGTGGTATAATGTATGGTGTTGCTAAATGAAAAtttgttcttttgctttgttttgtatatattttacATGAAGGGAATCACACTGCTGAAACATTTCCCGCAAAaccttgggatttttttcttgtcagtcCAGTGAGTTGTGTCTCTTAACTGTAATTCTCAAACTGTTCAGTTTTTGCTTTGGCTTGgatgatttatttgttttttattgtcATAAACGTGACACAGTTTAGGGGAGACTGACCTTAACTCTCAACTGATTTAGAATAGTTAACTAAGTTTTAAATAGGAGAGAAAGCCTTCCTGCATGTAGGCTGAATACAAAGCAGTTAAACTCTTGGCTCTTGTTTCGAGTTGAATAGACTGTCAGGAAAACACCTTCTGTCAGGACACCAGccctgcaaagggaaaaatcccccaaaccaaAATTCATCTAGACTTCAATATTGAACTTCTTCAGGTGTACAGCAAAGAGCTGTGCTGATTGCTAAGTTAGGACTGAAACGTGGAAATTTGGGAAAGAAACTGAGCTTTTGGATACTATTTTTGTAGCATTGACACACTTTCAgtgtttaaaatcttttaagTGAGGATTGTTAGGTACCGAggataatttataaaattttgcAAGTGTCTTATCTAAGAAGTGATTAGATAAAATTCCCTTTATCATAACAGCCATTGAGAAGAATGCATGTGCCCCACTTACTATGCAAGGGAACAAAAAGTTGTCAGGCCAGCTAGTATTTTCATTTGTTACATGTGTTTTATGCCCTCAAGTTTTTCAATTATGATATGTAGAAAGATTTTAATCTGAGTTCTAATTTGATGCAACACTTTACAAGGGAATACAAATGTTTTTCAGAGTAATAAAATCCCCCAAACTGATGTGCTACTTTTCTAAAATGATATGTTTGATATTAtctatatttaaagaaatatattttgatttgtCTTTATCAGTTTGAGGATTGTTGTGTCTTTGGTCCTGTTACTTGGTCAATCTCAACAGAAGAAAAGTTGTAGTCTGTTTTGGGGTGTATAAGCAATTTGTAGCGCATCTGTACTAATAATGTTCTTGGTCCCTCAGTTAATTTACTTTCTGGTGTCCACTTTTATACTAAGGTCTTTCTTATCAGGAGTTTGATGTGAAACTTACATATTCAGATCTAAAGTAATGCTTTCTGAAATCACTTGTGTTTTTAAGTACTTGAACATTAGGAAACAACTGTAagttttatgatttttaaaactgtcCCAATTCTTGAAGGGTTTAAGTTTCATTGTTTGGCATTCAGACTGCGTATGTATTCTCAAAACAGCCCTAGCAGAGACATACAAAACCATACAGAACCCCTTTCAATGGCTTTTGTTGGCCCTCTTTTTATAGGCATGTACACCAGGTTGATGC
This sequence is a window from Serinus canaria isolate serCan28SL12 chromosome 5, serCan2020, whole genome shotgun sequence. Protein-coding genes within it:
- the NDUFB1 gene encoding NADH dehydrogenase [ubiquinone] 1 beta subcomplex subunit 1, which produces MVNFAQAVREHWVHILVPLGFVIGCYLDRWNDERLSAFRNKSLLYKRELKPGEEVTWR